A genomic region of Paroedura picta isolate Pp20150507F chromosome 4, Ppicta_v3.0, whole genome shotgun sequence contains the following coding sequences:
- the LOC143836624 gene encoding kunitz-type serine protease inhibitor 28-like, with the protein MGSRGLLLLLGLLLLSAELMATFIWRRCRRPPVQGPCVQSHLRFYYDQKHQKCLYFIYGGCKGNRNRFRTKERCERVCKPKGQGK; encoded by the exons ATGGGCTCGAGAggcctcctgctcctccttggCCTCCTGCTTCTCTCGGCTGAGCTGATGGCCACATTTATCTGGC gccgctGCAGACGTCCTCCAGTGCAGGGCCCCTGCGTGCAGTCCCACCTCAGGTTCTACTATGACCAGAAGCACCAGAAGTGCCTGTACTTCATCTACGGAGGCTGCAAGGGGAACAGGAACCGGTTCAGGACCAAAGAAAGATGTGAGCGGGTTTGCAAGCCGAAAG GACAGGGCAAGTGA